Proteins found in one Elusimicrobiota bacterium genomic segment:
- a CDS encoding four helix bundle protein, which translates to MASYKRFEELPAWKEAIDLALHVYQLTEKEPLFKTKAGLKNQLERAALSVSNNIAEGFERGTTNELLSFLYIARGSAGEVRSMLCLIEKLELAQNFKSEISNLKFKVEAISRQLRAWADSLQNSGIRGQRHFNENTRLRLDREKSGQILQAEIDVRLKEAGFERSSQI; encoded by the coding sequence GTGGCCAGCTACAAACGCTTTGAAGAACTGCCGGCCTGGAAAGAGGCGATTGATCTGGCGCTTCACGTTTATCAATTGACTGAAAAAGAACCGCTGTTTAAAACAAAAGCGGGACTCAAAAACCAATTGGAACGGGCGGCTTTATCCGTCTCCAATAATATCGCCGAGGGCTTTGAGCGCGGAACAACAAACGAGCTGCTTTCATTTCTTTACATAGCCCGCGGCTCGGCCGGCGAGGTTCGCTCCATGCTCTGCCTCATTGAGAAACTCGAACTTGCTCAAAATTTCAAATCTGAAATTTCAAATCTGAAATTCAAAGTCGAAGCCATTTCACGGCAATTGCGGGCTTGGGCGGACAGCCTGCAAAATTCCGGCATCCGCGGCCAGCGCCACTTCAATGAAAATACGCGCCTTCGCCTGGACAGAGAAAAATCCGGGCAAATCCTGCAAGCCGAGATTGACGTGCGGCTCAAAGAAGCCGGCTTCGAGCGGTCATCTCAAATTTGA